From Butyricimonas paravirosa, one genomic window encodes:
- a CDS encoding IS256 family transposase, which produces MEFTHEQISEIISEITNGELGLQGLVKQGLESLMLSERDLHNETRGDVSNGFRGRRVCHGGKVFELRVPRSRNNHFYPMLLGVLKDQEEEAQKLVSSLYCSGLTTEQVGKIYEQFYGKHYSKSQVSRLLNTAREDVNAWLGRELDNRYPIIYIDATYVLTRRDDSVSNEAYYTVLGVKEDRTREVLAVVNFPTESATNWKDVFEDLKERGVAVIDLLVCDGLPGIENVLAETFPKADLQLCTVHLKRNIAGKVKPRDKKQVMEELKQVCAPDQWEISPEKAFEKFKEFIARWQKSYPVLKRYCHDRYRFYFTYFKYEREIRGMIYTTNWIERLNRDYKRVINMRGAMPNPQAVILLMGTVAQNADIYKYPIYNFLESRLFY; this is translated from the coding sequence ATGGAATTTACACATGAACAAATCTCGGAAATAATTTCCGAAATCACAAACGGTGAACTAGGTTTACAAGGCTTGGTTAAACAAGGTTTAGAGAGTTTAATGTTATCGGAACGTGATCTTCATAACGAGACACGTGGTGACGTGAGTAACGGTTTTCGTGGTCGTCGAGTATGTCATGGCGGTAAGGTCTTCGAACTTCGGGTCCCGCGTAGTCGTAACAACCATTTTTACCCGATGTTACTGGGGGTGCTAAAAGACCAGGAAGAAGAGGCTCAAAAGCTAGTGAGTAGCCTTTATTGCAGCGGTTTAACCACGGAACAGGTGGGTAAAATTTACGAGCAATTTTACGGCAAACATTACAGTAAAAGCCAGGTTAGCCGCTTGTTGAACACGGCCCGCGAGGATGTAAATGCCTGGCTAGGTCGTGAACTGGATAATCGTTACCCGATAATTTACATCGATGCCACCTATGTCCTCACCCGTCGTGATGATTCCGTTTCCAACGAGGCTTACTACACGGTTTTGGGGGTGAAAGAAGACCGAACCCGCGAGGTGCTGGCCGTGGTGAATTTCCCCACGGAAAGTGCCACGAACTGGAAGGACGTGTTTGAAGACCTCAAGGAAAGAGGCGTGGCCGTGATTGATCTCCTGGTGTGTGATGGATTGCCCGGTATTGAAAACGTGCTGGCAGAAACCTTTCCAAAAGCAGATTTACAATTATGTACCGTGCACCTGAAGAGGAATATAGCTGGGAAAGTCAAGCCCAGGGACAAGAAACAGGTCATGGAAGAACTCAAGCAGGTTTGCGCTCCCGACCAGTGGGAGATCTCCCCGGAAAAGGCTTTCGAAAAATTTAAAGAGTTTATTGCCAGGTGGCAGAAAAGTTATCCCGTTTTGAAAAGATATTGCCACGACAGGTACAGGTTCTATTTCACCTACTTCAAGTACGAGAGGGAAATCAGGGGGATGATTTACACCACAAACTGGATCGAAAGGCTGAACAGGGATTACAAGAGGGTCATCAACATGAGGGGCGCCATGCCAAACCCCCAAGCCGTTATTCTCCTAATGGGAACGGTAGCCCAAAATGCAGATATTTATAAATATCCTATTTATAATTTTTTAGAATCAAGATTATTTTATTGA
- a CDS encoding DeoR/GlpR family DNA-binding transcription regulator, producing the protein MKTLSLSERHNYILETLRQQGSVSVVDLANQLKVSSVTIRKDLTLLEEKEMLYRTHGSAILINPYINDRHVNEKEKSYPEEKRLIGRYAASLITADDSILIASGTTMHALAREIVPQGHLTVIAAAINVTNILARNKNIDIIQLGGFVRNSSVSVVGNYAEKMLENFSCSKLFMGVDGIDLDYGLTTTNMMEANLNQVMIQAAQKVVVLADSSKFGRRGFGKICDLDAVDHIITDKYVPSKTLEGLRERGIEVTVAE; encoded by the coding sequence ATGAAAACATTATCTCTAAGTGAAAGGCACAACTACATATTAGAAACATTACGCCAACAAGGTTCCGTTTCAGTTGTTGATCTCGCCAACCAATTAAAAGTATCTTCTGTAACGATTCGCAAGGATCTTACCTTACTTGAGGAAAAGGAAATGCTCTATCGCACACACGGTAGTGCCATTTTAATCAACCCTTATATCAATGATCGCCATGTAAACGAGAAAGAAAAGTCCTATCCCGAAGAAAAACGACTGATAGGTAGATATGCTGCAAGTCTAATTACCGCAGACGACTCTATTCTCATTGCATCCGGAACAACAATGCATGCGTTGGCCCGGGAGATCGTGCCTCAAGGCCACCTCACGGTAATCGCTGCAGCCATCAACGTTACAAATATTCTAGCTCGTAACAAGAACATAGATATAATACAACTCGGAGGTTTCGTACGGAATAGTTCTGTCTCTGTCGTTGGAAATTATGCAGAAAAAATGCTGGAAAACTTTTCTTGTAGTAAACTCTTCATGGGAGTTGACGGAATAGACCTAGACTACGGTTTAACGACCACGAACATGATGGAAGCTAATTTAAATCAAGTAATGATACAAGCAGCACAAAAAGTAGTCGTTCTGGCTGACTCTTCTAAATTCGGACGTAGAGGTTTCGGAAAAATATGCGATCTGGATGCCGTTGATCACATCATCACGGATAAATATGTACCTAGTAAAACTCTCGAAGGATTGCGTGAACGCGGTATCGAGGTAACTGTTGCCGAATAA
- a CDS encoding glycerol-3-phosphate dehydrogenase/oxidase — MNRKDMLNKLQEPEKVWDMVVVGGGATGLGVAVDAATRGYSVVLLEMADFAKSTSSRSTKLVHGGVRYLQKGDVALVLEALRERGRMKANAPHLVKDQAFVISNYTYWDNFLYFCGLTLYDLLSFGFGYGRSRFISPKKVMEYLPTSVKKGLKGGIVYHDGQFDDSRMAINLAQTSADNGGVILNKAKVSGIVHDQNGKVAGVKFVDMESGKEMQLKAKSVINACGILVDDLMAMDSPGHSKMVTPSQGVHLVLDMKFLQSDYAIMVPKTSDGRVLFAVPWHNKVVVGTTDIMRPVPEIEPKPLKEEIDFILKTASLYMDPAPTYADIESVFAGQRPLAAPKHEGKSTKELSRGHKIIVSDNNLITITGGKWTSYRLMAEDTVDKAIAMKLVDARPCVTKKFHIHGYRKNPNLKDHMYVYGSDQDAIMKLIAENPEYGKKLSDKYDYTVAEVVWAVREEMAREVEDVLARRVRLLFVDAREAIKAAPLVAEVMAKELGKDQAWIDEEVKEFTELAENYIAAKIMF, encoded by the coding sequence ATGAACCGAAAAGATATGTTGAATAAACTTCAGGAACCTGAGAAAGTATGGGATATGGTTGTGGTTGGAGGGGGAGCTACGGGTTTAGGAGTGGCGGTTGACGCCGCAACAAGAGGATATAGCGTTGTCCTCTTAGAAATGGCAGATTTTGCCAAGAGTACTTCCAGTCGGAGTACGAAATTGGTACACGGTGGTGTACGTTATCTTCAAAAAGGCGATGTCGCTTTAGTATTAGAAGCATTAAGGGAGAGAGGGCGAATGAAGGCTAATGCCCCGCATCTCGTGAAGGATCAAGCTTTTGTAATATCGAATTATACATACTGGGATAATTTCCTGTATTTCTGCGGGCTTACGCTTTATGATCTGTTGTCTTTTGGTTTCGGGTACGGGAGAAGCCGTTTTATTTCCCCCAAGAAGGTGATGGAGTATTTACCGACATCGGTGAAAAAAGGATTGAAGGGAGGTATTGTTTATCATGACGGGCAGTTTGATGATTCGCGGATGGCAATTAATTTGGCCCAGACCAGTGCGGATAATGGGGGTGTGATACTTAACAAAGCGAAGGTTTCCGGGATTGTGCATGACCAGAACGGGAAGGTTGCCGGGGTGAAGTTCGTGGATATGGAGTCCGGAAAAGAGATGCAGTTGAAGGCGAAGAGTGTGATCAATGCCTGTGGAATTCTCGTGGATGACCTGATGGCGATGGATTCTCCTGGACATAGTAAGATGGTGACACCGAGCCAAGGAGTACATCTGGTGTTAGATATGAAGTTTTTGCAGAGTGATTACGCGATCATGGTGCCAAAGACGAGTGATGGACGGGTGTTGTTTGCCGTACCTTGGCACAATAAAGTTGTTGTGGGAACGACGGATATTATGCGTCCGGTTCCGGAAATAGAGCCGAAACCGTTGAAGGAAGAAATTGATTTTATTCTGAAAACGGCTTCTTTATACATGGACCCGGCCCCGACGTATGCTGATATTGAATCCGTGTTTGCGGGGCAACGGCCGTTGGCAGCCCCGAAACACGAGGGAAAGAGTACGAAAGAACTTTCCCGCGGACACAAGATTATAGTTTCCGATAATAATTTAATCACGATCACGGGAGGTAAATGGACTTCTTATCGTTTGATGGCCGAAGATACGGTGGATAAAGCGATTGCCATGAAACTGGTGGATGCCAGACCCTGCGTGACGAAAAAATTCCATATACACGGGTACCGGAAGAACCCGAACCTGAAAGATCACATGTACGTTTATGGTAGTGATCAGGATGCGATTATGAAGTTGATCGCTGAAAATCCGGAATACGGAAAGAAACTGTCAGATAAATATGATTATACCGTAGCCGAAGTTGTTTGGGCAGTTCGGGAGGAGATGGCCAGAGAGGTAGAGGATGTTCTTGCACGGAGGGTTCGATTGTTGTTTGTTGATGCGAGAGAGGCGATTAAGGCAGCCCCGCTGGTGGCAGAAGTGATGGCGAAAGAACTTGGGAAGGATCAGGCATGGATTGATGAAGAAGTGAAGGAGTTCACTGAACTGGCAGAAAATTACATCGCGGCTAAGATCATGTTTTGA